The Candidatus Binataceae bacterium genome has a segment encoding these proteins:
- a CDS encoding amidase: MSGNDELMWLDATGQAELVAKGTAKPAELVEAAIARIERLNPRLNCVIFTRYDKGRAEARERDALPDGPFRGVPFLMKDLLQTTEGEPFSWGWKPFKEAKLVAAATSYVAAKFRASGLITLAQSTVPEWGATLSTETRAWGATRNPWNAARIAGGSSGGAAAAVASGMVAIAHGNDAGGSVRIPASFCGLVGLKPSRGRTSLGPAHAEFWHGLCEEGALVRSVRDAAAALDVIAGYMPGDPWTAPPPARPFRDEVGQAPGRLRIGFMDRAPACHPGLHPECAAAVLGAAKLLESLGHRVERNSPAVLDDPTLTSAFGRVVAGGVARQAAAVEPMLGRAVGPDDFDEWTWFLVERGRRIKIVEYLAACEWFNHFSRAAAGWWSGGFDVLVTPTMAMPAPELGIFKTRPGEHPRNVGVRLNEVSPFTAPWNIAGQPAISLPLHMTPDGLPVGVQLVAAYGREDLLLRLSSQLEQAAPWADRHPRVQA, translated from the coding sequence ATGAGCGGCAACGACGAACTTATGTGGCTCGACGCGACCGGGCAGGCCGAGCTCGTCGCGAAAGGGACGGCCAAGCCGGCCGAACTGGTCGAGGCCGCGATCGCGCGAATCGAGCGGCTGAACCCACGGCTCAATTGCGTCATCTTCACGCGCTACGACAAGGGGCGGGCGGAGGCGCGCGAGCGCGACGCCCTCCCCGACGGCCCCTTTCGCGGCGTGCCATTCCTGATGAAAGATCTGCTCCAGACGACGGAGGGTGAACCATTCAGCTGGGGATGGAAACCCTTCAAGGAGGCGAAACTGGTGGCGGCCGCGACCTCGTATGTTGCGGCCAAGTTCCGCGCATCCGGCCTGATTACGCTTGCGCAGAGCACGGTGCCCGAGTGGGGCGCGACGCTCTCGACCGAGACGCGCGCCTGGGGCGCGACGCGCAATCCGTGGAACGCTGCGCGGATCGCCGGCGGCTCAAGCGGGGGCGCCGCGGCGGCGGTCGCCTCGGGGATGGTGGCGATCGCGCATGGGAACGACGCCGGCGGCTCGGTGCGGATTCCGGCGTCGTTCTGCGGGCTGGTCGGGCTGAAGCCCTCGCGCGGCCGAACCTCGCTCGGGCCCGCGCACGCCGAGTTTTGGCACGGGCTCTGTGAAGAGGGCGCGCTGGTGCGCTCGGTGCGCGACGCCGCGGCCGCGCTCGACGTGATCGCGGGCTACATGCCCGGCGATCCGTGGACCGCGCCGCCGCCCGCGCGTCCGTTTCGCGACGAGGTTGGCCAGGCGCCGGGCCGTCTCAGGATCGGCTTCATGGATCGCGCGCCGGCCTGCCATCCCGGGCTTCATCCGGAGTGCGCGGCGGCGGTGCTCGGCGCGGCGAAGCTGCTCGAGTCGCTAGGCCATCGGGTCGAGCGGAATTCGCCGGCGGTGCTTGACGATCCCACGCTGACCTCGGCGTTCGGCCGCGTCGTCGCTGGCGGTGTCGCGCGGCAGGCGGCTGCGGTCGAGCCGATGCTCGGGCGTGCGGTCGGCCCGGACGATTTCGACGAGTGGACGTGGTTTCTGGTCGAGCGCGGTCGGCGCATCAAGATCGTTGAGTACCTGGCCGCTTGCGAATGGTTCAACCATTTCTCGCGCGCGGCGGCCGGATGGTGGAGCGGCGGATTCGACGTGCTGGTGACGCCGACGATGGCCATGCCCGCACCGGAGCTGGGAATTTTCAAAACCCGCCCGGGCGAGCATCCGCGCAACGTCGGCGTGCGCCTGAACGAGGTCAGCCCGTTCACCGCGCCGTGGAATATCGCGGGCCAGCCCGCGATCTCGCTGCCGCTGCACATGACGCCCGACGGATTGCCGGTCGGCGTGCAGCTGGTCGCGGCTTACGGACGCGAAGATCTCCTGCTGCGGCTGTCCTCGCAGCTCGAGCAGGCCGCGCCCTGGGCGGATCGCCATCCGCGGGTGCAGGCTTAG
- a CDS encoding ABC transporter permease produces the protein MAASHAALPGNRAQASAPARSGASRARRISGALGREWRRASWVVRLSIVCLLTFYVFAAASPLIAPYDPIRQYRNLPDCPPMRLHLAPPAEWGRGFLYAHPMRLSDAAARLYAPELAHKTYVRFFHDGHLFTTESPDAPWFIMGSDGLGRDLFSRIVYGARVSMCIGLIGVFITFSLGIVVGAFSGYVGGLTDNLIMRWSEIEMSLPSFYFLLALAAVIPSGVSPVMTFFMIVAIMSFIGWAGFARIIRGMAASVRSRPYVEAARALGASRTRLIFLHVIPSVIGYAIVAATLSIPGFILGESALSLLGLGIQEPAASWGNLLAQAQDVQNLARYPWILIPGVFIFLTVMSFNFLGDHLRDRLDPGNLG, from the coding sequence ATGGCGGCTTCTCACGCAGCGCTCCCCGGCAATCGCGCGCAGGCCTCGGCGCCGGCGCGGTCGGGGGCCTCGCGCGCGCGCAGGATAAGCGGCGCGCTGGGGCGTGAATGGCGGCGCGCGTCGTGGGTAGTGCGGCTTTCGATCGTCTGTCTGCTGACGTTCTATGTTTTCGCCGCGGCCTCACCGCTGATCGCGCCCTACGATCCGATCCGCCAGTATCGCAATCTGCCCGATTGCCCGCCGATGCGGCTCCATCTGGCGCCGCCGGCCGAGTGGGGGCGCGGATTTTTGTACGCGCATCCGATGCGCCTCAGCGATGCAGCCGCCCGCCTCTACGCGCCCGAGCTTGCGCACAAGACCTACGTGCGCTTTTTTCACGACGGCCATCTCTTCACCACCGAGTCGCCCGACGCTCCCTGGTTCATCATGGGCAGCGACGGGCTCGGCCGCGATCTCTTTTCGCGAATCGTTTACGGTGCGCGCGTCAGCATGTGCATTGGCCTGATCGGCGTCTTCATCACCTTCTCGCTGGGCATCGTGGTGGGCGCGTTCTCGGGCTACGTCGGCGGGCTGACCGACAATCTGATCATGCGCTGGTCGGAGATCGAAATGTCGCTGCCCTCGTTCTATTTCCTGCTCGCGCTGGCCGCCGTGATTCCGTCGGGCGTAAGCCCGGTGATGACCTTCTTTATGATCGTCGCGATCATGAGCTTCATCGGCTGGGCCGGTTTCGCCCGGATCATCCGTGGAATGGCGGCTTCGGTGCGATCGCGACCGTACGTCGAAGCGGCGCGGGCGCTCGGCGCCTCCCGCACGCGCCTGATTTTCCTCCACGTCATCCCCTCCGTGATCGGCTACGCGATCGTCGCCGCGACGCTTTCGATTCCCGGCTTCATCCTGGGCGAGAGCGCGCTCTCGCTGCTCGGCCTGGGGATCCAGGAGCCGGCCGCAAGCTGGGGCAATCTGCTGGCGCAGGCGCAGGACGTACAGAACCTCGCGCGCTATCCGTGGATCCTGATTCCGGGCGTTTTCATTTTCCTGACCGTAATGTCATTCAACTTCCTCGGCGACCATCTGCGCGATCGCCTCGACCCGGGCAACCTGGGCTAG
- a CDS encoding ABC transporter permease yields MARFLTKRLLNMIPLIVGITFLSFLVMSLAPGNFLTNLKLNPAISPQVIRQLEAQFGLDQPLLVRYAKWLWQVMHLNLGLSMSYRVNVTSLIAARAFNTVILALASMIFAWAVAIPIGIVVAVKQNSIWDRVLSFLAFFGMSVPNFFLAFLMMYLALRTGWFPVGATFSPYYESLGTWGRIADRINHLILPVFVLGVAGMASLMRLMRSQILEIKNSEFVRTARAKGLPERVVMYKHVLRNALNPFVTLAGYGLADLLGGAALIEAVMNLQGLGLLLLDAVRSLDIYLVMGSVLMGTVLLLLGNLLADIALVMVDPRVDFSSLSAD; encoded by the coding sequence ATGGCCAGGTTCCTGACAAAGCGCCTGCTCAACATGATCCCGCTGATCGTCGGGATCACGTTCCTCTCGTTCCTGGTGATGTCGCTCGCGCCGGGCAACTTTCTCACGAACCTAAAGCTCAATCCGGCGATCTCGCCCCAGGTGATTCGCCAGCTCGAGGCGCAGTTCGGCCTCGATCAGCCGCTGCTCGTGCGCTACGCGAAGTGGCTGTGGCAGGTGATGCATCTCAATCTCGGGCTCTCGATGAGCTACCGGGTCAACGTGACCTCGCTCATCGCAGCGCGCGCGTTCAACACCGTGATCCTGGCGCTCGCGAGCATGATCTTCGCCTGGGCGGTGGCGATCCCGATCGGCATCGTGGTCGCGGTCAAGCAGAACTCTATCTGGGACCGCGTGCTCTCGTTCCTCGCCTTCTTCGGGATGTCGGTGCCGAATTTTTTTCTCGCCTTCCTGATGATGTATTTGGCGCTGCGCACCGGATGGTTTCCCGTCGGCGCCACGTTTTCGCCCTACTACGAGAGCCTCGGCACCTGGGGCCGCATTGCCGACCGCATCAACCATCTCATCCTGCCGGTGTTCGTGCTCGGCGTGGCGGGAATGGCGTCGCTGATGCGCCTGATGCGTTCGCAAATTCTCGAGATCAAGAATTCCGAGTTCGTGCGCACGGCGCGCGCCAAGGGATTGCCTGAGCGGGTCGTGATGTACAAGCACGTGCTGCGCAACGCGCTCAATCCGTTCGTCACGCTCGCGGGCTACGGACTCGCCGACCTGCTGGGCGGTGCGGCGCTGATCGAAGCCGTGATGAACCTGCAGGGGCTGGGTCTGCTGCTGCTCGACGCGGTGCGCTCGCTCGACATCTATCTCGTGATGGGCTCGGTGCTGATGGGCACCGTGCTGCTGCTGCTGGGCAATCTGCTCGCGGATATCGCGTTGGTGATGGTCGATCCGCGCGTCGATTTCTCCTCGCTGAGCGCGGATTGA
- a CDS encoding ABC transporter substrate-binding protein, with translation MRLGRALAVWLCSALVAAAALAMSGCRVQQPPSQHEREQILYQSTISDPRTFNPILLTDSASGEVVGDLFEGLVRINPKTTLPEPGLAESWELGDGGKTIVFHLRRGVKWFDGQPFTARDVVFTMRVIYDPRVPNIEEPSLTVDGKPLKVEALDDYTVRMTMPRVFAPLLYAIGVPIVPAHLLETALEAGKFNHTWGINTAPDKIVGLGQFEMARYVQAQFVHFNRNPDYWMRDERGERLPRLHGETLQIVPDGNAQYLRFLAGQIDTYSPRPEEVVDLRDKQKQLGITLKEIGIDTGSLFFAFNRNPKHYIRNGVTDPRYHWFTDLRFMRAIAHAVDKQGMINLCFHGLAVAAVSDISPANKVFYNPNLKDYDYSLKEAADLLEAAGYHLKNGVRYDPDGNRLEFNLATNTGVNVRDEMCVILQQDLSRIGIKVNYRPLEFTTLVDKLDSTYDWDVVLIGFTGGIEPNNGADFLRSSGALHLWYPKEPAPATPWEAEIDRLLEEGTMVMDPTKRAPYYWRIQEILHDQLPIIETVRQERYEAWKNTLENFQPTVWGNYKPEWIEFRPE, from the coding sequence ATGAGGCTTGGCCGCGCGCTCGCCGTCTGGCTCTGCTCCGCGCTCGTGGCGGCGGCCGCGCTCGCAATGTCCGGATGCCGCGTGCAGCAGCCGCCGAGCCAGCACGAACGCGAGCAGATTCTCTACCAATCGACCATCAGCGACCCGCGCACGTTTAATCCGATCCTGCTCACCGATTCCGCCTCGGGCGAGGTGGTCGGCGATCTGTTCGAGGGGCTGGTCAGGATAAATCCGAAAACGACGCTGCCGGAGCCGGGCCTTGCCGAGAGCTGGGAACTTGGCGACGGCGGCAAGACGATCGTTTTTCATCTGCGCCGCGGCGTCAAATGGTTCGACGGGCAGCCGTTCACCGCGCGCGACGTGGTCTTTACGATGCGCGTGATTTACGACCCGCGCGTGCCGAATATCGAAGAGCCGAGCCTCACGGTTGACGGCAAGCCGCTCAAGGTCGAGGCGCTCGACGACTACACGGTGCGGATGACGATGCCGCGGGTGTTCGCGCCGCTGCTCTACGCGATCGGCGTTCCGATCGTGCCCGCGCATCTGCTCGAGACCGCGCTCGAGGCCGGCAAGTTCAATCACACCTGGGGCATCAACACGGCGCCGGACAAGATAGTCGGCCTGGGGCAGTTCGAGATGGCGCGCTATGTCCAGGCGCAGTTCGTCCATTTCAACCGTAATCCCGACTATTGGATGCGCGACGAGCGGGGCGAGCGGCTGCCGCGGCTGCATGGCGAGACGTTGCAGATCGTGCCCGACGGCAACGCGCAGTACCTGCGCTTCCTCGCCGGGCAGATCGACACCTACAGCCCGCGTCCCGAGGAAGTCGTCGATCTGCGGGACAAGCAGAAGCAACTCGGGATAACGCTCAAGGAAATCGGGATCGATACGGGCTCGCTGTTCTTCGCCTTCAACCGCAACCCCAAACACTACATCCGCAACGGCGTGACCGACCCCAGGTACCACTGGTTCACCGACCTCCGCTTCATGCGCGCGATCGCGCACGCGGTGGACAAGCAGGGGATGATCAATCTCTGCTTTCACGGGCTCGCCGTGGCGGCGGTCTCCGACATCTCGCCGGCCAACAAGGTTTTCTACAATCCCAATCTCAAGGACTACGATTACAGTCTCAAGGAAGCGGCCGACCTGCTAGAGGCGGCGGGGTACCATCTGAAAAACGGCGTGCGCTACGACCCCGACGGCAACCGGCTGGAGTTCAATCTCGCGACCAACACCGGAGTCAACGTGCGCGACGAGATGTGCGTCATCCTGCAGCAGGACCTCTCGCGCATCGGGATCAAGGTCAACTACCGGCCGCTCGAATTCACCACGCTGGTCGACAAGCTCGACTCGACCTACGACTGGGACGTGGTGCTGATCGGCTTTACCGGCGGAATCGAGCCCAACAACGGCGCCGACTTCCTGCGCTCGTCCGGCGCGCTGCATCTGTGGTATCCGAAAGAACCCGCGCCGGCGACGCCGTGGGAGGCCGAGATCGATCGGCTGCTGGAAGAGGGCACGATGGTGATGGATCCGACGAAGCGCGCGCCCTACTACTGGCGTATCCAGGAAATCCTCCACGACCAGCTGCCGATCATCGAGACCGTGCGGCAGGAGCGCTACGAGGCGTGGAAGAACACGCTCGAGAATTTCCAGCCGACGGTGTGGGGCAACTACAAGCCCGAGTGGATCGAGTTCCGGCCCGAGTAG
- a CDS encoding DUF4292 domain-containing protein — translation MAALVLALGQLSACALTSSAPPPAPTPVAITPAATAMIAALADRERSLHSIQSGAIMDYSAADGHHFRTHEEIALARPASMRVEAIAPFGATMVLAADDAGRLMIFDPGKNVLMSGGANAATLERYVRIPLEPPAAVDLLMGLAPDPSQLSVPPDSVADADGMTVVTWRTADGGTRDLGFTGGQLAMVRERDKAGVQRYDVRYSDWRDAGGANFPHKVQAGFPGSNLTLRYNAPALNPTLAPALFVLTPAPGTRMIIIDGGAVAGVAG, via the coding sequence GTGGCCGCGCTCGTGCTCGCGCTCGGCCAGCTTTCAGCGTGCGCGCTCACCTCGAGTGCGCCGCCGCCCGCGCCAACGCCCGTCGCCATTACCCCGGCCGCCACCGCGATGATCGCGGCGCTCGCCGATCGCGAGCGCTCGCTGCACTCGATCCAGAGCGGAGCGATCATGGACTACAGCGCCGCCGACGGCCATCACTTCCGCACCCACGAAGAGATCGCGCTCGCGCGCCCGGCCAGCATGCGGGTCGAGGCGATCGCGCCCTTCGGCGCCACGATGGTGCTCGCGGCGGACGACGCGGGGCGGCTCATGATTTTCGATCCGGGGAAAAACGTCCTGATGAGCGGGGGCGCGAACGCCGCGACACTCGAGCGCTACGTGCGGATTCCGCTCGAGCCGCCGGCCGCGGTTGACCTGCTGATGGGGCTTGCGCCCGATCCGTCTCAGCTCTCGGTGCCGCCCGATTCGGTCGCCGATGCGGACGGGATGACGGTAGTGACGTGGCGCACCGCCGACGGCGGCACGCGCGATCTCGGTTTCACCGGCGGGCAGCTTGCGATGGTGCGAGAGCGCGACAAGGCCGGCGTCCAGCGCTATGACGTTCGCTACAGCGACTGGCGCGACGCGGGCGGCGCCAACTTTCCGCACAAGGTCCAAGCCGGCTTTCCTGGGAGCAACCTCACGCTCCGTTACAACGCGCCCGCGCTCAATCCCACGCTCGCGCCCGCCCTCTTCGTTCTGACGCCGGCGCCGGGTACCCGGATGATTATCATCGACGGGGGCGCGGTGGCGGGAGTGGCCGGCTGA